One genomic segment of Hordeum vulgare subsp. vulgare chromosome 2H, MorexV3_pseudomolecules_assembly, whole genome shotgun sequence includes these proteins:
- the LOC123429243 gene encoding uncharacterized protein LOC123429243 isoform X2, giving the protein MATPPSPPPSMNSSACPFKTNIPSPKPRGAPAVGASPVSSGPRHIVVYVRDIVNKLRAGGHLSGLDTPDAELTEEGTSALFEGVLEAFLAEVRASAGLPLLPKPLMIGKDGPVEMQMLRLHLAVRSSGGYAAVTSWAAIAEVVGLEPVAAAPLKLLYFKYLLPLEQSIGNCKPEMQDQEVAGGCRDAVAARRSNGKKDQASLRSSGHLKRKRGAPVPLQMLNWVRLVAKSPLEHGNGICSQFSSTLMLRRLRFANVDCSQLAQSTTSQQSHGFKTLPKKSSTLRRLRRRCHP; this is encoded by the coding sequence ATGGCCACCCCACCGAGCCCACCGCCATCCATGAATTCGTCCGCATGTCCATTCAAAACCAACATCCCAAGCCCAAAACCACGCGGCGCGCCGGCCGTGGGGGCGTCGCCGGTGTCCAGCGGCCCACGCCACATCGTCGTTTACGTGCGCGACATCGTCAACAAGCTCCGCGCCGGCGGGCACCTCTCCGGGCTGGATACCCCGGACGCTGAGCTCACCGAGGAGGGCACGTCCGCCCTGTTCGAGGGCGTTCTTGAAGCCTTCCTTGCCGAGGTGCGTGCATCTGCCGGGCTTCCGTTGCTCCCGAAGCCGCTCATGATCGGGAAAGACGGCCCGGTGGAGATGCAGATGCTCCGCCTGCACCTCGCCGTGCGTTCTAGCGGGGGATACGCCGCCGTCACGTCATGGGCGGCCATCGCCGAGGTGGTCGGCCTCGAACCGGTGGCGGCCGCGCCCCTGAAGCTCCTCTACTTCAAGTACCTCCTGCCCCTTGAGCAGAGCATCGGCAACTGCAAGCCAGAAATGCAGGATCAGGAGGTGGCCGGAGGCTGTCGTGATGCAGTTGCAGCTCGCCGCTCAAACGGCAAGAAGGACCAGGCGAGCCTCCGATCATCAGGCCATCTAAAGCGTAAGAGGGGGGCGCCGGTGCCTCTGCAGATGCTCAACTGGGTCCGCCTTGTGGCCAAGAGCCCTCTTGAACATGGGAATGGGATCTGCAGCCAATTCTCCTCGACGCTTATGCTCCGTCGCCTGAGGTTTGCAAATGTTGATTGCAGCCAACTGGCCCAAAGCACTACCTCGCAGCAG